A part of Paramisgurnus dabryanus chromosome 15, PD_genome_1.1, whole genome shotgun sequence genomic DNA contains:
- the steap3 gene encoding metalloreductase STEAP3 → MADDMTAPLLSDSEVSANALPSCPFRPTVVILGSGDFSRSLAVRLVGCGVRTVVGTRCVNRIPLGLFPDAVELKSQEEALAASQVECVVFMALFPEHYSSLLRLQSALVGKVLVDVSNAAEINIRGASNAERLAELFPHSLVVKGFNTVSAWDLQTGAHDGSKQVLICGDNTKAKRKVLQLAQDMGFHSVDMGGLSASRNIEVAPLRLFPSWSRPILVTFLLFLFFYGYGFLRGILLPFLAQGHNFFYRLALDLVNESLPAVALVMLALVYLPGLFAALLQLWRGTKYRRFPTWLDSWLQCRKELGLLSFTCAALHGILSICLPLRKVTQYKLINTAYKQVKAGVEEPWDEVGVWRSDLYLSCGVLGLGVLSLLAITSLPSVGNSLNWREFTFVQSGLGYSALMLAIMHTLFFGWDFAFHIEAYSFYMPPSYLIAVALPCTVLVCRCFLLLPCISNRLARIRHGWESRNSCPVLQRHQVVANGTSQDV, encoded by the exons ATGGCAGACGACATGACAGCTCCCCTGCTCTCAGACTCTGAAGTCTCCGCCAATGCTCTGCCTTCATGTCCCTTCAGGCCGACAGTGGTCATCCTCGGTTCCGGAGACTTCTCTCGTTCTCTTGCTGTGCGTCTGGTAGGTTGCGGTGTGAGAACGGTTGTGGGGACCCGGTGTGTGAATCGCATCCCATTGGGTCTGTTTCCTGATGCTGTGGAGCTGAAGAGCCAGGAGGAGGCACTGGCAGCATCACAAGTGGAATGTGTGGTGTTTATGGCTTTGTTCCCGGAGCACTACTCTTCCCTACTGAGGCTACAGTCTGCACTGGTCGGAAAAGTGCTAGTGGATGTTAGTAACGCGGCGGAGATCAACATCCGTGGAGCATCCAATGCGGAGCGATTAGCTGAGCTGTTTCCACACAGTCTGGTGGTGAAAGGTTTTAACACGGTCTCAGCCTGGGACCTGCAGACTGGAGCACATGATGGAAGCAAACAG GTCTTGATTTGCGGCGACAACACGAAAGCAAAGAGGAAGGTTCTTCAGTTGGCACAGGACATGGGCTTTCACTCGGTGGATATGGGCGGCCTTTCGGCATCTCGAAATATTGAGGTGGCTCCGTTGCGCCTATTCCCATCTTGGAGTCGGCCGATCCTTGTCACATTTCTTCTGTTTCTCTTCTTCTACGGTTACGGCTTTTTGCGGGGGATCCTGCTGCCGTTTCTCGCACAAGGACACAATTTTTTCTACCGCCTTGCCCTCGATTTGGTGAACGAGAGCCTGCCGGCGGTCGCCTTGGTGATGTTAGCACTCGTCTACCTGCCGGGTTTGTTTGCCGCATTGTTGCAGCTGTGGAGGGGCACCAAGTATCGGCGTTTCCCAACCTGGTTGGACAGCTGGTTGCAGTGCCGAAAGGAATTGGGCCTGCTGAGCTTCACGTGTGCGGCTTTACACGGCATCCTCAGCATCTGCCTGCCGCTACGCAAAGTAACACAGTACAAGTTAATCAATACTGCATACAAACAG GTTAAGGCTGGTGTAGAGGAACCCTGGGATGAGGTGGGAGTTTGGCGTTCTGATCTTTACCTCTCTTGTGGAGTGTTGGGTCTAGGTGTCCTCTCTTTACTTGCCATCACATCCCTTCCCTCAGTAGGCAACAGCCTCAACTGGAGAGAGTTTACCTTTGTCCAG TCTGGTTTGGGTTACTCTGCACTGATGCTGGCCATCATGCACACGCTGTTTTTTGGCTGGGATTTTGCGTTTCACATTGAGGCCTATTCGTTCTACATGCCACCAAGTTACCTTATAGCTGTAGCTCTACCCTGCACTGTTCTGGTTTGCCGTTGTTTCCTTCTACTCCCCTGCATCTCCAACAGACTGGCACGAATCCGCCACGGATGGGAGAGCAGAAACAGCTGTCCAGTTTTACAGCGTCACCAAGTGGTGGCTAATGGAACATCACAGGACGTCTGA